Below is a window of Procambarus clarkii isolate CNS0578487 chromosome 43, FALCON_Pclarkii_2.0, whole genome shotgun sequence DNA.
ATACAACGCACAACTTTTGACCTAACTCACTAATTAATTAGCTAACTTGCCTAACTTcaggggtacctatttactgctacgtgaataattcccatcaggtgaaaggaaatttgCCCAGTCATCTCTGTCCCGCCCGGTGATCGAACTctcggatttttttttttattaaaacatTAAGGTACATCTGcaattgtgcagctaccctagactatataaaggggaatacagtgtgtcaaaaagctgttATTAGCCGAATACGTAGACTACTGCGCTAGGTAACAGGATGGCGGGCGGGGGAGTTTGATACTTCCTAAATCATGAGGCTTTATTTTCTTGCTCTGATTGATAGAGCGACGACCTGGCCTCTTGcatggtcggcgttcgatccccgactgtcCAGTTGAGTTTAGCATTCGTTCCTTCCCTCCATATTAGCATCCCACATTCTATCCTATCCTCATTTCCCCTTCCATAGTCATTTTGGCTTagggctttctcctcataatttataACATGTTCTTGTATTTTGCTGGAACATATATATCTTTTCAGTAACTTGCCACTGCTCTTCTCTCATTTCAAGTGACTTGGATAAGATTACAAAAATGGTAAATTCTTTTCACAATCTTCAATGCGGAGAACATGTCTCTGAAACTACTTTTATGTTTTTCAAACCCGGCATTCTAATGTTGTTGTTTTTAATTCCTGTTTTTTTAAATAATGAAGTGTGGCGAAAGTATTGTTAACGAGATTAGATGATTTTGAATGAAGACTCAACCATAATATTCCATCTTAATTTTCTTCATAAATAAGTGACGCCGGATTTTGTTCATTTTTGTTTGTAATTGAAACACTCTTGGATATGTTGCTTGTCTCTCATGAGTTACTACATGATGGTAAGTAGATTAAAAAGAAAGTTAGAGCAAAATCCTACCATATTCATAGACAACATTCATTTTAGAGTGACAGATAAATTATTAAAATGTTGAAGTAACCGTTCAAAACATTTCTTAAGTGTAGTGCAACATGTTATCCAGGTCAATATacatgtacttttacctaaatataaatttataattaGTATTATCTCTCGCCGCTAGTTATTAGGATTCCGGGAGATTCCCACCCACTGTgatcttaaaaaaaataaatacagtatccatagaatatttttatattttagaaAACGAAAGAGAGATATTAAAATCGTTTGAAGTTCCCGACCGAAACATTTCTTCAAGCAAGCATGATGCAACATATTTTTTTTATCTTCATGTCCTTCCATTAGTTATTCAGATACCATGAGATTTCTTGCCAGTATGGTCATGTCTTCTACCTATCTCCCATCTCCACCCATCCGTTTGGTTCCCTGAACCCTGTCAAAGTGACCCGATATCTCTCGTCATAGATATCTGTTGCATTAAAAAGCTAATAGTAGTCGATTCGTCTAATACGGTGCGTTAAGGAAAGTCGGGAACTGGTGATTATATACCAAGAAGCTATATCGCATCACCGCTGTGATATAGCTCCAGTGATAGCTGATACCTATATCACCCTTCGATATAGGTCTTGATCCAAATTTCCCTCTGAGAGGACACATTTATTTGATCATGGAGCGTTGTGCAGGTCGCAGCGAAATACGTCTGTAAGGTGGAATTGTGACAAGATTTCTCTCGATTCGGTACTTTTATAATTTCCATTGACATTTCTGTAATATTTATTAAGTGTCttctatgtgtgtgtatatatatatatatatatatatatatatatatatatatatatatatatatatatatatatatatatatatatatatatatatatatgcgaacaagcctgaatggtccccaggacatatatatatatatatatatatatatatatatatatataatgtcgtacctaatagccagaacgcacttctcagcctactatgcaaggcccgatttgcctaataagccaagttttcatgaattaattgtttttcgactacctaacctacctaacctaacctaacctaactttttcggctacctaacctaacctacaaagataggttaggttaggtagggttggttaggttcggtcatatatctacgttaattttaacttcaataaaaaaattgacctcatacataatgaaatgggtagctttatcacttcataagaaaaaaaattgagaaaatatattaattcatgaaaacttggcttattaggcaaatcgggccttgcatagtaggctgagaagtgcgttctggctactaggtacgacatatatatatatatatatatatatatatatatatatatatatatatatatatatatctgatcgTTGCTGCTTCTCACCCTCAGAGGGAAACGCTAATCATGTCGTTAGTTGACGAAATAAAAATAATGTtttagcattattattattactgtacatGAGTTGTATGAATTGACGAGTTCTTTTATGCAGAGTTAAGAACGGGTTTATACTTAAAGGATAGTTTCACGTTCTGTTGTTTTATGTTATTCTTGGCTGTTGTCGccttttctgctgtattgtgttcAGTTCTTCTTAGATGTATTCAACTCTGCTGTCTTCTAGTTCTTAGTCCTGATCCGATTCTCTGTTTCTcagtaaccacttcttctagtctATGACCTAAATTGTTCTGTTCAGCCGTTGCCTCTCTGTTCTCTGACTCAAGCTGTAAATGAACGTTGATCTGTTGTAAGTTGATTGCGCTGTATTCTGCTGTACTCTCTCACAATACATGCTATTGTACATATGTATTTTAGGTCTGTATCTaggtccccttccccccccccccccctgcctcaccttTCCCCCTTTCCCATgaggcaaccccacaacagttgcctgatTCCCGGGAGCCCCATATGGACAACTATGTAAATAGAGGATACAAGGGGGAAAGGAAACGTGCTCAACCGTTTCTGTCTCACCCGGGATCTTTGATCTGCTGCTGTCCCGTCAGAGGCTGCTGCTTCACTCCTCTGAAGCAGGCAATCGAGTCTGCAGAGGAGCTGGGCCTCGAGTAAGTCTCACTTCAAAATGTGATTGTGTCTGCTCAAAGAGATCGCAGAGAAGTGAGGTTCTCTGTGAAGACTCTGTTGTGGCACGGAAGCACGTGACGTAGAGCGGTCGAATCACGCGCGTGGCACGGGAGCACGTAATGTACAGCAATCCAATCACGTAGGTGGTGATCTCGCTGACGACCAAAGGGCTCTTCCCATTGGTTGTACAAGGTTATGAATCCTTTACAGGCTTGTCGACGGAGATGACGTCAGAGCTTTACACCAGACGTCATCTTGCATGATACGAATAATACGCAAACGTAGACGTGCACACACCCATAGTTCTCATTACACATTAATGTGTATACCTCCTAGCATCAGTATTCCCCTTGGCAGTCCTACGTGTCATTTGTGGGTGAAtgtaggtctctctctctctctctctctctctctctctctctctctctctctctctctctctctctctctctctctctctctctctctctctctcactctctctggaaGGCGTTTATAATGGGGGGTTATAAAGCGTTATAATGGGGCGAGATATCGTAACGACTGTCAAAAATGGGTAATTATACAGCTTCACCAGCAGCTATTTCAGATTCTTACAGCTTCATCAGCAacttttatatagatatatatagacacTGTCAGTCAGTAATTCGCCCATATATATTTTCTCCCTTGTTCTCTACTTATTCTAAGTAGCGTATTGCGTATAAGTATTAGTTGCATTGTCTTACTGGCCAgcccttttgttgttgttgtcaactTAACCTTAATAAAATAACTTGTAATTTTCACCTAATGCATGAACATTACACCTTAGATAAAGCAGAAGCCGTCAATAGCCGGACCTCCATTAACCTGATGGCAGTCATGGGATGAGCGAGATGGGATGCTCTGGTATGGGCTATGAAATGGtggtagcgtctgggatcatcccggacgtaggttcgaacccccatcacggcccttgtggatttcttcgtGTAATATCATctatggggggtgggggtgggggggaatcaTCAGCTTTGTCCTGCAGTAATTCGCtaaattattatttatggttgttgcctcacattttttttttaaataaattgtcGATGAAAGTTGTAacgaagattatatatatatatatatatatatatatatatatatatatatatatatatatatatatatatatataatctgaagCAGGatttttacatttattctcaacaAAGGTGGGAATGAGATGACTGGCGACAACAGATGAGAATGACTGAACACTGACAACAAAGGTGGGAATGAGATGACTGGTGACAACAGATGAGAATGACTGAACACTGACAACAAAGGTGGGAATGAGATGACTGGCGACAACAGATGAGAATGACTGAACACTGACAACAAAGGTGGGAATGAGATGACTGGCGACAACAGATGAGAATGACTGAACACTGACAACAAAGGTGGGAATGAGATGACTGGCGACAACAGATGAGAATGACTGAACACTGACAACAAAGGTGGGAATGAGATGACTGGCGACAACAGATGAGAATGACTGAACACTGACAACAAAGGTGGGAATGAGATGACTGGCGACAACAGATGAGAATGACTGAACACTGACAACAAAGGTGGGAATGAGATGACTGGCGACAACAGATGAGAATGACTGAACACTGACAACAAAGGTGGGAATGAGATGACTGGTGACAACAGATGAGAATGACTGAACACTGACAACAAAGGTGGGAATGAGATGACTGGTGACAACAGATGAGAATGACTGAACACTGACAACAAAGGTGGGAATGAGATGACTGGTGACAACAGATGAGAATGACTGAACACTGACAACAAAGGTGGGAATGAGATGACTGGTGACAACAGATGAGAATGACTGAACACTGACAACAAAGGTGGGAATGAGATGACTGGCGACAACAGATGAGAATGACTGAACACTGACAACAAAGGTGGGAATGAGATGACTGGCGACAACAGATGAGAATGACTGAACACTGACAACAAAGGTGGGAATGAGATGACTGGTGACAACAGATGAGAATGACTGAACACTGACAACAAAGGTGGGAATGAGATGACTGGCGACAACAGATGAGAATGACTGAACACTGACAACAAAGGTGGGAATGAGATGACTGGCGACAACAGATGAGAATGACTGAACACTGACAACAAAGGTGGGAATGAGATGACTGGCGACAACAGATGAGAATGACTGAACACTGACAACAAAGGTGGGAATGAGATGACTGGCGACAACAGATGAGAATGACTGAACACTGACAACAAAGGTGGGAATGAGATGACTGGTGACAACAGATGAGAATGACTGAACACTGACAACAAAGGTGGGAATG
It encodes the following:
- the LOC138349909 gene encoding mucin-3A-like → MSAIGNVQRFCCHQTIFPTSVVSVQSFSSVVASHLIPTFVVSVQSFSSVVTSHLIPTFVVSVQSFSSVVASHLIPTFVVSVQSFSSVVASHLIPTFVVSVQSFSSVVASHLIPTFVVSVQSFSSVVASHLIPTFVVSVQSFSSVVTSHLIPTFVVSVQSFSSVVASHLIPTFVVSVQSFSSVVASHLIPTFVVSVQSFSSVVTSHLIPTFVVSVQSFSSVVTSHLIPTFVVSVQSFSSVVTSHLIPTFVVSVQSFSSVVTSHLIPTFVVSVQSFSSVVASHLIPTFVVSVQSFSSVVASHLIPTFVVSVQSFSSVVASHLIPTFVVSVQSFSSVVASHLIPTFVVSVQSFSSVVASHLIPTFVVSVQSFSSVVASHLIPTFVVSVQSFSSVVTSHLIPTFVSPLVVSEITTYVIGLLYITCSRATRVIRPLYVTCFRATTESSQRTSLLCDLFEQTQSHFEVRLTRGPAPLQTRLPASEE